In Planctomycetota bacterium, a single genomic region encodes these proteins:
- the hisA gene encoding 1-(5-phosphoribosyl)-5-[(5-phosphoribosylamino)methylideneamino]imidazole-4-carboxamide isomerase, with the protein MTATANTSIADRPALTLYPAIDLRGGKVIRLVQGDYERQIDYADDPIAVAQSFAHAGAQWLHVVDLDGAKAGKVSQLDVIRRIADASGLRVQAGGGVRSTADVDALLDAGVTRVVVGTKAIRDWPWFEALMARTDMPQRLTLAIDAKNGQVATAAWTHTETVTAQEIANRTTGTGLGALLYTDVARDGMLSGIDFAGTSALADTTDTPVIASGGVANISDLQLIRPSAIKGVIIGRALYDDRFSLAEALQVCR; encoded by the coding sequence ATGACCGCGACGGCCAATACTTCGATCGCCGACAGGCCAGCCCTGACGCTTTACCCCGCGATCGACCTGCGTGGCGGCAAGGTCATCCGGCTTGTCCAGGGCGATTACGAACGCCAGATCGACTACGCCGACGACCCGATCGCCGTCGCACAAAGCTTCGCCCACGCGGGCGCGCAGTGGCTTCATGTCGTCGACCTGGACGGGGCCAAGGCGGGCAAAGTTTCGCAGCTCGACGTAATCCGACGTATCGCCGACGCCAGCGGGCTTCGGGTGCAGGCCGGCGGCGGGGTCCGTTCGACCGCCGACGTGGATGCCCTGCTCGACGCCGGCGTCACGCGGGTCGTGGTCGGCACCAAGGCGATCCGGGATTGGCCGTGGTTCGAGGCACTGATGGCCCGCACCGACATGCCGCAACGCCTCACCCTCGCCATCGACGCCAAAAACGGCCAAGTCGCCACCGCCGCCTGGACTCACACAGAAACCGTGACCGCCCAAGAGATTGCGAATCGCACGACCGGGACCGGATTGGGTGCTTTGCTCTACACGGACGTGGCGCGAGACGGTATGCTGTCGGGCATCGATTTCGCCGGAACATCCGCGCTAGCCGACACGACCGACACCCCGGTGATCGCCTCGGGGGGTGTTGCGAACATTTCTGATCTTCAATTAATCCGACCTTCCGCGATAAAAGGTGTCATTATCGGTCGAGCGCTCTACGACGACCGGTTTTCGCTCGCAGAGGCTTTACAAGTTTGTCGCTGA